Proteins from a single region of Macaca fascicularis isolate 582-1 chromosome 17, T2T-MFA8v1.1:
- the MTRF1 gene encoding peptide chain release factor 1, mitochondrial isoform X6: MNRHLCVWLFRHPSLNGYLQCHIQLHSHRFRQIHLDTRLQVLRQNRNCIFHLLSKNRPRRYCHQDTKMLWKHKALQKYMENLNKEYQTLEQCLQHIPVNEENRRSLNRRHAELAPLAAIYQEIQETEQAIEELESMCKSLNKQDEKQLQELALEERQTIDQKINMLYNELFQSLLPKEKYDKNDVILEVTSGRTTGGDICQQFTREIFDMYQNYSCYKHWQFELLNYTPADYGGCEIGPQGFANRYISSQRSRRAAC, encoded by the exons ATGAATCGTCACCTGTGTGTTTGGCTTTTTAGACATCCATCTCTTAATGGTTACCTCCAGTGTCACATCCAGCTCCATTCTCATCGATTTAGACAGATACATCTTGATACAAGGCTGCAAGTTTTGAGACAAAACAGGAATTGCATTTTTCATCTGTTAAGTAAGAATCGGCCCAGGAGATATTGCCATCAAGACACCAAGATGCTTTGGAAGCATAAAGCACTACAGAAATATATGGAGAACCTGAATAAGGAGTACCAAACACTTGAGCAATGTCTGCAGCATATACCTGTGAATGAAGAGAACCGAAGGTCCTTGAACAGAAGGCATGCTGAGTTGGCACCTCTTGCAGCCATTTACCAAGAAATTCAGGAGACTGAACAAGCAATTGAAGAATTAGAATCAATGTGTAAAA GCCTAAATAAACAAGATGAAAAGCAGTTACAAGAACTTGCACTGGAAGAAAGGCAAACCATTGATCAAAAAATCAACATGTTGTACAATGAG CTTTTCCAGAGCCTTCTGCCAAAGGAGAAATATGACAAAAATGATGTTATTTTAGAGGTGACATCTGGAAGAACTACTGGAG gtGACATCTGCCAACAATTTACCCGAGAAATATTTGACATGTACCAGAATTATTCGTGCTATAAACACTGGCAATTTGAACTTCTGAATTATACACCAGCAGATTATG